The Drosophila suzukii chromosome X, CBGP_Dsuzu_IsoJpt1.0, whole genome shotgun sequence DNA window TTTCATtcaaaaaaaatggaaaaagttGTAAGTCTCTTATGCTTAGGTAAGAGTTCGGTTATTACAATTCAACACACAAACACCATATTTGCCCCTCTTAAAAGTAGTTCCCAATGAGTCTTTAACTCATTATCAAAACATGTGATAAAGGCCACTTGAAGTTTTTATACTACGTATACTTGTTTTTATTGaatattgcaaaaaaaaaatctatcATATATAGTGATGCACACGGAAAACCGAGAAAGGGACCCAGAAGGAGATGTCAAGCGAGCAATTGAGACACACTTCCCATGAAGTCCAAGATGAAGATGAAGATGAAGATGAAGATGGAGTTAAGTGGTGTCGAGATGACTGCTCCTGCTGCCCCTCCTCGTTGGGATACAGTGACTACTGGCCAACTCAACTGTGTCGGACTGGTGACTGCAACAATTGTTTTCAATTTGATTTGCAGCAAGTAGAGCGAGCTGCGACCCAGCCAAGTGTGTGTCCCTGTCCCCCTGTCACCCTGCCAGTCCCAATCCCCATCCTCTATATGCCCAAATGTCCCCTAATGTTCGGGCTTTCAGTTTGAGGCGccttcatcatcatcatcatcaacatcaacatcgtcgtcatcatcatcatcgtcgtgGATGTCGGCTGGTGCTTCAGTTGCCAAAATGTCGTTGGCCAAAGTTGATGgttcggtttcggtttcgaCTTGGTTTACAGCCTGCAGCAAAAGGGGGAAATGCACAgtagaaaattaaattaggTCTTGGAATTATACGATTTCTAATTCAATAACGTTTGATTCGGAAGTTAAGCTTATAGCTTTGTAGGTAAAGTTTAAAAAAGGTGTAAACTGTATAGTTTTCATATTCTTTACAGAATACGTTGAATTATTGTGTATTGATATCTTAAAGTATTGTCATAGTTGTACTTTAATTTTCTCAAGTAccaaattgtttttaattatttgaaATTGTAAGACTTTCTTTCATATTAAGGTGACTATTATTTAATCAAAGGACCCTTTCTTTCTTtacaaaacaaaatcatttaaGGGGTTTTCCCTGTGTACTCATATAGAGGGGGCCCTGGAACCCCACGTGACACTTACATTAGGAACCAGCTCGGTGCCAGCTCCACTTGCGTCCACATCCTCATCCACTTCCATATCCAGCTCGTTACGCTCTGGGTCGCTTATTGAATTTCGCTTAGTCCCCGCACCCGTACCCATTTCAGATCCTGTTCCCTTTCCTGATCCCGGTTCCATTTGCCTCTCCATCTCGGGCACTTCAAGGCTGCGTGGTAACAGCGGCTGTTCTCCGGATAATGTCTCTGCGTTTTGGATAAATTCATTAGAGGCTTGAAAATTGATGGACAGGGTCTGGGGAGATCCCATCGGAACTCACGCATGTCCACATGGTAGCCACGATGATCGGCCGTATAGAATACGGTCGAGTATTTGTCATTGGGCAGGGGCACCGAGTAGTAACCCTTCTTGGCCAGAACCAGATCCTTGCCAACGGGCAGCCAGTAGGCGCGTTCATAGCGGGTGTTTCCATTGTCCAGCTGATATCTGGGGGATAAACATAATCAGATCTGTGATTAAACTTATAATAGAAATTATACAGAATACAGTTTAATTAGAGAGAtgttaaaaagaaaatagatTGGTACTTAATGAATCGACACATTTATTTGGATCACCATAAAAAGGTTTCAAACCAACCAATAACTGAGTCGAATTGGATCATAAGATAATTGAGTCTTTGCGACATAAGGTTTTTTAATAGCTCTCATCAAGAACTGACTGCCAACTTTTTATTCTAtcactaaaaattaaaaaaataactcGAGTTAAggtattaaaaatttaaattaggTATCTTAATGAATTTTAAAGCTATGTTTTAATACTGAATATATAATGACTCTTTTTCCTTAACAAGATCCAAATTAGGGAAAATACATGTTTGGTAACATACTTGAGGATCGATGTCAATCTGCAAGATCTTCAGTTTACCTTTATCTTGTATACTACCTAATAAGAATcttccaaaatatttttccatattttaaGGGACTCGTTACCTGAACTCGTACTGCCCATCCACTGATCTCTGATCGAAGCTGTCAATCAGCCGGGGACTGCTCTCTGTTTGAGTGGGTTTCTGTACCACAACCACTTGGGGCTGTGGTTGGGGCTGTGCCGGTGGTGCCACTAGTGGTGGCCAGTGGTGCAGGTGCTGGTGGCGATCCGGATTCAGGGTGGTCCCACTGGTGGTGCtccttggtgtggtggtgcgCCTCGGTCTTCGGGTCCATCGAGCATCGACGGGATTCAGGAGCAGCAGAATCGCCAGGCTGGCCACCAGGAATCGCACTTCCCACACCGCATAGATCCCCTTCGATTGGAACATGTTTCACTCAGAATTCAATAATTGATTGTGTGGCATTGGGGCGAGTCGAGGCCTTTTATATACCCGAAACCGCCGAAAAAGACGCAGACCACTCGAGTGAAGCCTTTCGGCACTAAAGATGAAAAATGTCCATCCGAAGAGCAGGAACAAGAAGGTGGCAAATGAAGAAAGACCGGCAACAGGCTGGTTCTGAGTATAATAAACCCCTCTTTGGCCCAAACGTCAATGCCAATGATTTGGCATTGCTTTCGGCCGCAACTCCCCCacttctccatttccctttctTATCAGACTTTGCCGCAGACTCAGAGCTGCCAGACTTGGCTTTTAAATCTGGCGGATTATCAGATACTTGGCTTATGCCAAATAAAGAAAGCGTCAGATTTATTGATAAATCGTTTCTTTTATATCCGATTTTCTACGTTCCCTGAAGACTAAAATTTTATTAGGCTTTAATCTAACAATTATTTAATGAAAACATTCTTGGATTATAATATGCGGCTGGAAATcgttttcttaaaaatatatttcattatttaaatattttacaaatacattttaataatatattatttatctAAGGTATACTTTATAAGAATTTTAACCAATATATGTAGATACTTAATCTGTTTAAGAAATTAAGGCagaatatatattaaagaaAACATTTATACAATTATATTTAGCAGATATGggcttaaaattttttaaataaaagttcTAAGATTAAGCAtctaaaataaaatgcaatgcattaatatataagtAGAACACTTTAATTGGGGCCAAAATACTTGCAAGcaaaattctaaaattaaataaataaaatattaaatatttcaaataagTTTTCAAACTTTCCAAGCTCAAGTTCAAGGTTTAAACACATTTGTAGCAAATAATGCCCACAACAAAGGCGGTACAGAAAATTCATTCATGATAATTGCCCCAACATTTGTTCGGCTTTTGTGCTCTGTGGTTAACCCTATAAAGGCAACTTTATTCCCCTCGAGATGCAGACAGCACTGACACCCCAACTTCACCCCCTGAGAACGCTTCTTTTGTCGGTTTTTGTGAGGCGTCACGGTGGCTTTTGTGATTTTGACAGAGTTTTCGGGCCGAGGGATCCTTGGACCTGCGCCGGGATTCTTCTTTTTGgactgtttactctgtttgtttgtttgattATTTGTTTGTTGCGCCGGCCGGCCGAAGTGTGTCAGCCCCAGATGCAAGGCGACTCATCCCCATCCCAATCCGAGTCCATCGACATGGTTCATTGACCAGGCGCGTCATCGTCCCACATTGCTATCGACTTGGCCCATCTTTTGGGCCCTGTGCCGCCCCTTCAGCCGGTTTTTTTCTCGCCCAGTGAGTTGGTCATCGATTTGGTTGCCCAGTGTAGGCGTCACCATCTGCCCCTAATTGTTTAACCCTTGTGGCCGAGAGTGTGTGATAAATGCCAGACTCCAGTCGCCAGACCTCAGATGGCATTCATCACGCCCCCTggcttaaatatttatgtttttctCGGCTTTTGTTTGTGATGACTTTGATTTGACAGCGAATCCTCAATTGTTTAATAGAAGTGATGGTAGTTTTGACATTTGCATTTGCTTAATGTACTTTTGATACATTTAATAGGAGTGAATCAACTGGACTAGAAACTTTTCcttcaatatttttaacaattacATTAGAAGTTTTCTAggaaaaaatacattttttataaatatctcCTCACGAAAGTCTATCGATTTTTATGGGTTATATATCCATGGAATTATACtgaatatttttgaaatattgcaatgatttatttttatttaaaataccaCAAATCAAATATGATACCAGTTTTATATTTGAGTTTACAAAGAACAAATCGTATTTGTTAATGTTACAATTTGTTTGTACATATTTCGTTTGATTTTAATGATTAATGTCTTATTTATGATTGATCAGCAGAAAAATCACATTTAATTGATAAATTAAACTAAACAAATCTGTTGATAAATTACTGCACAATTTGTGTTCAATTCAATAAATTCCGCCAATATAAAGCTTTGATCGATCGTTGGCACATCTTTTATTGGATTAAATCAGCTTTTTCTTCGAGTGTGGGAGGCCGCGAGAAATACTTCAGCCAGCGCAGGGTTAACAGTCAATTTGGCAGATTAAATTCCCGAGAGTCCGTCAAACCGCATGCGTAATTAATATTTGTAAGCATTTATTCGGAAACAGTTCCCCCACTTTTCTTgctttttattcattttttgaCAACCCATACAACTAAGGTATTAAGGTGCCGACTAACGGTCGCCGATCTTATCGCATTCGGTTGGTTTTTAATGGCTGGGACTTAAGATATTTCGCATGTAAATGCCACAGGCATCGTAAAAAGGAGTTCGAATGTGCAGCTGAAATTCGGGCTTTAAGGAGGAGCGATGCGCACAACAAACTAATAAATATCTCCAGCCATATAAgtataaaatattgtttagaGCCAAACCAAAAAATGGCAAACTCAGCTCAATCGCTCCGTCTCAGTCCCTTTGTCTGTTGCCCTCTCTGTCGGCGTGTGTTCACAGTATttcatttcccatttcccaatGGGCAAAAACCACCGAGCACCCAAATAAACCCACCGCATAGCCATGGGCCAAGTGTCCCACCCATCGTTGGCATTTTCAAGTGTCTAAGCCATGAATTTATATTGCtcgatttcgatttaaaaGTATTTCGGTTACATAATCTCGGCATTTTTATCACATTCCAGCACTGTTTGATGCTCCCGGGTAAACTTTCCCCGATTCGTCTGGCGAACTGACCTTCTAACGCCCGAAAAGCCCCAAAAAATCCACCCGAAAAACACCCAACGCCCCCCATCTTGTTGTGGTGTAAATTGCTCAATTATAGCCAAGTTTTCAGCTCAGGCCCatgtatctgtgtatctgaTTGTGAGTATCTTTGTATCTGCAAAAGTTTCGCCAGCAAAGTTTCGCTTTAGGTTGATTACTTCATGATTTTCAGTTGACCAAAACGGCATTTTCCTAGGTCACTGGGAAAGTGTGTGGAAATAGTATTCGAAATTAGTTGTATGCATTTCAGTTTCTATGGAGTTTGTTTGCGACTTTTGGGCGAACATGACGATCAATGTGAACTATGATGGTTTTTTTTGCAGTTTGAACTCTAAAAACTAAAACTTTAATCAACAATTTCGTTGACCTCGAtgtaaatattaaatcaaatcaTGCATGTCTAGATTGCCATGACTTTCCACAATAAATTAGTTAATTAGTAACTAATTATAATGCGTTACAAATTTAAATCATTATTTCGGGTAAGACAACTTTGAAGACCAAACTTAAAACcatatattattttagaaacTCTCTTTATCCCCCTGGTTGACTCATGCAAATGACAgcaaacagaaacagaaaccgCAATAAAAATCACGATCAATCGCTAAAAGTTCAAAACGTGAGCTAAATGAACCTGTTTTTTTGGCCCCTTCGTTTGGCTTGACTATATAATGTACAGGTCGGTATATATCTATTTACGCCCGTATATAGCGCTATAAAGCCACGCGCAAGATATGCAAATAGACGAGACAATATGAGCCACAATGAAATCTTGTTACTTTTTACTTTTCAAATGCAAAGAAGACACACGAAATGTTCTGTTCTCGCCGTTTGTTGATTTAGGCAAATTCGTATTTAAGCCAGAGTCGAGCAAACTTTGGGGACCCGCGGATGTGGTCCTGGATTCGGATGGGGATAtggtggatgtggatgtggatgatGATGTAGATGTGGATGCGGATGCGGGCAACCCCTTTTGGCGAGTTGGCCCAAACAATTTGCGCAGAATTTGCGCGTCCGTCTTGGGATAGTCGCGAAAAACAAGAGGGACAACAACCACAAGATGTACTTACAGGCAAGCCTCCAGCTGAAAGAATATAGAACAATTTCGTATTGTAAACATATGCTTAGAAGCCCCTTTATTACTTTCagataataatttttttatagaacCATATCGTTTGATAACTATTTGAAaagaaaacaagaaagaacacTGCAGTCAAGTGCCTTGACTATCTGATACCCTTTACTTTATTTGTTTAGCAGCGGTTATTGATAAGCCTTTAAACTTAGttatttataacttttaaaACATTATAGGGATAGTCAAAATTTTTGGCATGCACAAAGGcctaaacaaataaaatcaattgCAATTTACACTACaacaaaatcaacaaaaatgtgGGAGCTAGACAGTTTTAAGCGCTGTGAGCCTTTAAGGGCGTTAcctaatatttatttttatttaaaccgTTAGGTATTTTCAAAGGAATGCATTTTGCAGAAATTATTTATTCATagatttttgcaaaatcattTCAGGAGTTGCATTGCGGTgtcgaaaaacaaaaatattcaatgaatatttttaaaatgtttattatgAATTCGCTAATTTTTTTATCGTTTATTTGAAGAAGTTGGACTGTACCGGTGTGCAGAACGCTGGAGAAACAACAAGAGAGTGGCGGGAAGTTGAAACAAAAGGCGCTTCATCAGCAACAACAATGACAGCTAACAAACAACCGTTAAGTGCCGCAACAAATCGCCAAAAATTGAAAACTGTGGGAATACCGCTCCACGTCAGGGACGCCGCAAAAGCCACGCCAAGCTCACCCATAGCTACAAATCTCGTTTGCCCCATGGTGGGACGTATGCACAGAGCGAAAATTCTAAACAATCGATAAGGTTTTGATTACAACCTTAGCCTTTTTTAGGCCAAAAGAAAGTAGCACTTGGAATCgcaatttatacaaaaaactGGTTTTTCTTAAGTATCCCAAGTCAAAAATATTACCAAAACtttcatatatatttatacacaCGTTGTTTTATTCGAAAATAAAAGATTATATGAtcttaataatttatttggaATTTTATTGAACATTTGATTTTTGTAAATCATAATTTCTTGAAGTTTTAATGTTAAAATTCTGAAGTAAATTTCTTTGTTAATTCAAATTTTTCCCTAAGTGTTCTAAAGAGTAAAAGAGCACGGAGGTCCCGGGTGAAAATAAAAGACAATAAGAAcaaataaaaagtattttgaaATGCCATTTGAATTAAACTTGAAACCCAGAAACGAAGGAAGCTGAAACAGTGGCAAAAATAAAGCGAGTAAAACgaataaaacaaaaagtaGCGCCAAAGCAAACAAGGAAGTGATGACTGTACGGGTAAGCCCCGAGAATTCGGTTAAGCGATTGTTATGCTTCTTATGCGCTCAAGTTCTTTATGGACCACGGCTTCCTGTTTTTATTCCCGGGATGTGCTGAAAGGAATTTGGCCGTAAAGTACGCCAAAATACAGTCCGACGGTCCTAATTTCAAGCAAATAAATTTTATGCCACTTAGTAGCATATGGCTTattattttcttgtttatcCCTTGAGCTATGTTCTATCTCTcagaaaattgaatttttgaaaattgtggCTTAAATTCTATAACTAGTTTAGTTTCgttaataaaaatttgtatatccttatatttatgtttaaaaCCGTAATAAAACGAATTATGTAGTTATATCCAAGATTTTTgagttaaatatatttacatacgtgcacaaaaaaagaaagtcGGTAAAAATTATAACACAATCACGTTGGcttataaaatgtatttcaaaAACACTTTCTAAGGCTACATTTTTATGAGTGTTACCTACCACACAACGTGTGATTTTCAGTTATCCCTGGAGGCGAAAGCAATTAACTTGGGGCACCTCATCGCGCCTCACAATTGGCGGCGTCCTCAGGAACTCCACTGTAAATCATCCCGTTATATTTGTATCTGTTTATAGTTAATCCGTATCTAGAGCCCCTCACCTGGTAGTGGCTGATAGCCATTGGAATCGGCTCTGTAGCAACGCAGCTCGAATCTCAGTCCCTGGGAATCGTGGCGAGGCTGGACGTAGAAGCCCTGGACCACCTGACCATGCTGCTCCTTCGAATAGAAACCCCTTTCCCAGCGACGAACGCCATGGGGAATAGAGTAACTGGGCAAATAAGtgcaattaataaatattatctaGTAGATTTGAAAAATAAGTAGTTACATAACGAAAAAAGATATcataaaatttaaaaggtttaaAATTTGACATGGGAATAGTAAATTATTTCGGTATGGTATAAgatcttaaaaaaatgtagcACGATCTTTTAAGACTTTGGCTTATAATAACTAGATTTGGCAATAACTAAGTATTTTTCAGAAAATGATTATGGAAATTAaggtctttttttttttaggatttACTAGAAAGTTCTTTAGCTCGAAATCAAATTGGTTAAATAAGGTATTTTTTAGAACATTTTTATGGAAACTACggtttttcttgttttaaatGTTACTAGAAAATTCTTTAGCTTACATTCTATTTGGATAAATTCAAGATGAGAAGAAGGCTTACGTTTTCAATCCCATCTTAATTGCTTAAGTATTTATAATAGTCATCGTTAGGCATAAGCCCTGCAAACTCACCCATATACGTAGCTGCCATCTTCGTTAAGGTCATAGAAATTATCACGCCAGGCGTTATAGTCCTCGACCTCCTCCACCTGACCCCCAGTTGGCTCCTCCTCGCCGCCCGCAGGTTGCGGAAGAGGGGGAGGCAGTGGCTGGGGCTGGGGAGTGGCCTCCTGTTCCTCCGCCTCCTCCCCGTTgccctcctcctcctccgggGACTCCTCCTCATTGGCTTCCTGTTCCTGATCCTGATCCTGATCCGGATCCGCATCGGAGGCAAGCTGGGAGCGAGCTGCTGTCCCCGAGGCGGGTGACACAATGCCCGGTTGTCGCCGCGTGAAGGGCGTGGTGGCCAAGGGGGCGAAGGC harbors:
- the LOC108004614 gene encoding uncharacterized protein yields the protein MFQSKGIYAVWEVRFLVASLAILLLLNPVDARWTRRPRRTTTPRSTTSGTTLNPDRHQHLHHWPPLVAPPAQPQPQPQVVVVQKPTQTESSPRLIDSFDQRSVDGQYEFRYQLDNGNTRYERAYWLPVGKDLVLAKKGYYSVPLPNDKYSTVFYTADHRGYHVDMQTLSGEQPLLPRSLEVPEMERQMEPGSGKGTGSEMGTGAGTKRNSISDPERNELDMEVDEDVDASGAGTELVPNAVNQVETETEPSTLANDILATEAPADIHDDDDDDDDVDVDDDDDEGASN
- the LOC108021786 gene encoding death domain-associated protein 6, which translates into the protein MPSSRYHLLQLQLLLSTLLLVAGQRSPVRVPPQDLQLPNFGGESFERFGGGARSVSGSGSESSSASSESQETSDEMREQLKELLGNQLSNAFAPLATTPFTRRQPGIVSPASGTAARSQLASDADPDQDQDQEQEANEEESPEEEEGNGEEAEEQEATPQPQPLPPPLPQPAGGEEEPTGGQVEEVEDYNAWRDNFYDLNEDGSYVYGYSIPHGVRRWERGFYSKEQHGQVVQGFYVQPRHDSQGLRFELRCYRADSNGYQPLPVEFLRTPPIVRRDEVPQVNCFRLQG